The following proteins are co-located in the Haloplanus sp. HW8-1 genome:
- a CDS encoding DUF7344 domain-containing protein, producing MSQRLFPADSDELSRDALFSILRNERRREVINYLREHEGPVDLRELSEYIAAIENDCEQSAVTYKQRKRVQTALYQMHLPKLADRNIVSYDRRAGKIELADGAMDCLPYLDAVAGKRHVRWWRWYLAAAAAATVPIGLAALGVRPFAAVPGLGYAVVVCTAFVAVSVAQAVSERGD from the coding sequence ATGTCACAGCGACTCTTTCCCGCCGACAGCGACGAACTCTCCCGAGATGCACTGTTCTCGATACTGCGAAACGAGCGGCGCCGGGAGGTTATCAACTACCTCCGGGAGCACGAGGGGCCGGTCGATCTGCGCGAGTTGAGCGAGTATATCGCCGCGATCGAGAACGACTGCGAGCAGAGTGCGGTCACGTACAAACAGCGCAAGCGGGTACAGACCGCGCTCTACCAGATGCATTTGCCCAAACTCGCGGACCGAAACATCGTCTCCTACGACCGCCGCGCGGGGAAGATCGAACTCGCAGACGGGGCGATGGACTGTCTGCCGTATCTGGACGCCGTCGCCGGAAAACGTCACGTCCGGTGGTGGCGGTGGTATCTCGCCGCCGCCGCCGCCGCCACGGTGCCGATCGGCTTGGCCGCCCTCGGCGTCCGGCCGTTCGCCGCCGTGCCGGGACTCGGGTACGCCGTCGTCGTCTGTACGGCCTTCGTCGCCGTCTCGGTCGCACAGGCCGTCAGCGAGCGCGGCGACTAG